One genomic region from Anopheles bellator chromosome 2, idAnoBellAS_SP24_06.2, whole genome shotgun sequence encodes:
- the LOC131211457 gene encoding rootletin isoform X1 → MSGSGAVKVSFVEIGDLCFATKVNDKQIIFCNNHHQQPGHSNEGPVRKGADVSSHGSVPRQLSSGADRKRAQAEQRIVAAVGVDNSELLDCLFLTADGRGWLRLPNDNRKLPPVAAATLNPNAASRFLRPAATATTDRDEKATVRLIFERSPATRTVTAAGGVQHFEQFCVKCRVYLLEHFQKFRNNVSVMSRLSGKDCAPSVGLRHLEGGGGGTSAGGTGFGSSSDRAKKPFSRPFTKSRLDTSAVGTAAAVAGPPVPTVPRMTSSSGSVGTGPSVADTSALIRQNNELRHRLQEEANNYRRRLDTYKQAQNNQAALVSRLQAKVLQYKQRCTDLEQSPAAVCSGSGGGVGPGGRYHSAASRDASPSSRHHYGPPSPAPASGGVGVCPSMDGGGPMSLPATACPVIARERARSRSRSQSPCRKYSEGSHDEIRHQLDEERRRCEKLLVENSCLRQQLEESHRTNEALTNDLQKLTNDWECLRDELLSKEDEWKEEEQAFNDYYNNEHTRLLKMWREVVQVRRMYNEMAATTKVELGRMHLELSGTCREAAGACSGVSVNLKQSSKFEEAQQMHIERENLDLKSQLSELRLQHEAAKQELGHRDQRLQQMAQELKLLDERYSQADNQAAQAHQMNEELERLQTALRDIAHAVVQDSETNSAATAELSEGHQHLHLSQPVSSGVAPSAPRSPKRIGGSTGLRTSQAFAEGTISAVQAALHKYQLAIHDLQVKLQTNNDALKATKKQFENCEHTRGVLSAKVSELSEKLDSANHQLSELYKERDSLQKTLDGLRSDKHTVERGKAELNSIVDSLNTDYEKLQNVNSKVQKMYDALEEEKKMIEMELQRVHKDKDLQELTLRAEEERCSRLREETITLREELNKLYLSRDLLEQQRIESDGLLSILEKQKIDLEFDLDRVTGERNELQTVLEKRNCSNEHLEQEIRQLKTTVTQLDEERGKLRAQAGDQGADLASLKKELISAEQARLDMDSEKLAISERLKCLEMEKDKIEQELSCVARERNDLSNQLAAISRKKETIGEEVMRLRQRLEQSNEMNGRLNRSLEELVKESEEKTVTIEGHEKELQRLQEQLASLRSEKESLEAVLFDTNTSLEESEAKKEVLERENQDLLIKQESHKALIARLNKDLENAERRAQDIKIQLTNAAANQEAEFLQKLSNLRTFSEENIKKLNEEKEQIRQTLEKRMQQALQGLENAKDVEIQHLREQFETLQLHLEALNQQHEEVILRAENDKQQALLMAHRDKQAVIEKLESTARELKNELENGDRLKREMAARQDKDRTTIGCLRDEIGKMRTKMEEARIRAEEELNRLEVVAGALREEKDTLIKDGEELKVQLRLSEDRCDSLNHQLQDTQRKLKESENHTDGTRKELTDTRRTLADSNIERDKYADSNKELRDHVKRVEEQRRQQARTIEDAVAKISSLEETRNALEQDKVRLQTILKETDNNMSKLNQELSTAQTDIQKFQTDTSQKDACEKELQARLTNENEEKERVLAELHQIKKQMADLESTLCATRQELGRARCKANQDEHRFHQREQDLCTRLEEGRGREKRLEDQKHNLEVCLADATQQIQELKARLGGAEGRVRALDEQLVQLEGQKKEVENKLSSIGHTLRRIAGIQMDGSVSLPYRLMSPSRRYSPARGSRSDRDEYPPHHHHHHHHHHQHHGQHDTRSLSGENVLIDVDPEMVRKGIRTLMQQIAHIERERDDYKAQLCTARNQLQEASDGQLRLETKINKLQQHNRAIHEAKTNLEAQLAQKATTLQSVEETLRQKSEELTAVREKAAQLEQSLGSTSEEKVHLEERLEKCRQTGARLESDKRHLQDELSRTEGRASKLDLQRVALEGDIQRLQMAMQEKDCTIRNQQERLENQQRSLTQLEDRCVALKSTVDQLKERLQAAAITETELRGEIAGLHRQHTNQGHTVALEQDKLKQLQKTLTKSDNERRVLAERLEAAQHSINELRRNQQAAQDSTTRLQEQLTECEVQKSTLESQLRLAKWNQETSEQLAATGGLGSGSGSGAINTVGGDTELARQMLSMQRERTELRNKVEALSEKIRTLEHEKRTSNGGSKFASHSLFDRSEKKSGEYDSNRLDSTTNLESSATVRFNCGLDHAQIEQEGRELRMKVRRLETMLAEKEAELARSKAKLLESPSKSSSLGGAGDVERFRSAQIQAERLLDAREQSHRQQVTRLENQVSMLREQLAQEAKRRQQYILRSSRAGREMQQLRQTIGDSLRNVAQDPLDSGLLESEARRLDSAVSMSLPPATGRDYDRSLSPTYR, encoded by the exons ATGTCAGGAAGTGGCGCTGTGAAGGTGTCGTTTGTCGAAATCGGCGATCTGTGCTTCGCTACCAAGGTGAACGATAAACAAATTATCTTctgcaacaaccaccaccaacaaccgggcCACAGTAACGAGGGGCCCGTTAGAAAAGGGGCCGATGTATCTTCGCACGGTTCAGTTCCTCGTCAGTTGTCATCCGGAGCGGACCGAAAGCGAGCGCAGGCAGAGCAGCGTATTGTGGCCGCGGTTGGTGTCGATAATAGTGAGCTGTTGGACTGTTTGTTTCTCACGGCCGATGGTCGCGGCTGGCTGAGACTGCCCAACGACAACCGGAAGCTTCCGCCGGTTGCAGCGGCCACGCTGAACCCGAACGCAGCATCTCGCTTCCTTCGGCCAGCGGCCACTGCGACGACCGACCGCGACGAAAAGGCCACGGTTAGACTCATCTTCGAACGTTCTCCGGCGACGCGAACCGTCACTGCCGCTGGTGGCGTGCAGCATTTCGAGCAGTTCTGTGTCAAGTGCCGAGTTTATCTGCTGGAGCATTTCCAAAAGTTTCGCAACAACGTCAGCGTGATGTCGCGC TTGAGCGGTAAGGATTGTGCTCCGAGTGTAGGACTGCGGCATTTAGAAGGCGGTGGAGGAGGAACCAGTGCCGGTGGTACCGGGTTCGGTAGTTCGAGTGATCGAGCGAAAAAACCATTCTCAAGACCGTTCACCAAAAGCCGCCTTGACACGTCCGCTGTCGGTACCGCTGCAGCAGTTGCCGGACCACCAGTACCAACGGTTCCAAGGATGACGtccagcagcggcagtgtCGGGACGGGTCCTAGTGTGGCTGACACCAGTGCTCTGATTCGGCAGAACAACGAACTGCGCCACCGGCTGCAGGAGGAAGCGAACAACTACCGGCGACGGCTGGATACGTACAAACAGGCGCAGAACAATCAGGCGGCCCTCGTCAGTCGTTTGCAAGCGAAGGTGCTGCAGTACAAACAGCGCTGCACGGATCTGGAGCAGTCGCCAGCGGCCGTTTGTTCCGgaagtggcggtggtgttggtcCTGGTGGTCGATATCACAGTGCGGCAAGCAGGGATGCATCACCGTCCTCGCGCCATCATTACGGGCCACCATCTCCAGCACCGGCTAGTGGCGGCGTTGGAGTATGTCCGTCCATGGACGGTGGCGGTCCAATGAGTCTGCCGGCTACGGCCTGCCCTGTGATTGCGCGGGAGCGTGCCCGATCGCGTTCCCGTTCGCAGTCTCCCTGCCGGAAGTACTCGGAAGGTTCGCACGACGAAATTAGACACCAGCTAGACGAGGAACGAAGACG ATGCGAAAAACTTCTGGTCGAGAACTCCTGCCTGCGCCAGCAGTTGGAAGAGTCTCATCGTACCAACGAAGCCCTAACGAACGATCTGCAGAAGCTGACGAATGATTGGGAATGTTTACGCGACGAGCTGTTGAGCAAGGAGGACGAATGGAAGGAAGAGGAGCAG GCATTCAACGATTACTACAATAACGAGCACACGCGGTTGTTGAAGATGTGGCGCGAAGTCGTGCAGGTGCGCCGTATGTACAACGAGATGGCCGCTACGACCAAGGTGGAACTCGGCCGTATGCATCTCGAGCTGTCCGGCACGTGTCGCGAGGCCGCGGGTGCCTGCAGCGGCGTTTCGGTGAATCTGAAGCAATCGTCGAAATTCGAG GAAGCGCAGCAGATGCACATCGAGCGGGAAAATTTGGATCTCAAATCACAGCTTAGCGAGCTCCGGTTACAGCACGAAGCCGCCAAGCAGGAGCTAGGCCACCGCGACCAGCGCCTTCAACAGATGGCGCAGGAGCTGAAGTTACTAGACGAACGCTACTCGCAGGCCGACAATCAGGCGGCACAAGCGCATCAGATGAATGAAGAGCTGGAGCGGCTGCAGACCGCCCTACGCGATATTGCTCATGCGGTGGTGCAGGATTCAGAAACGAATTCCGCGGCAACGGCAGAGTTGAGCGAAGGACACCAGCATCTGCACCTGTCGCAGCCGGTCAGTTCGGGTGTGGCACCGAGTGCTCCTCGGTCTCCCAAGCGGATCGGGGGCAGCACTGGTTTGCGAACGTCACAAGCGTTCGCCGAAGGCACTATCTCGGCAGTCCAGGCTGCCCTGCATAAGTACCAACTGGCGATACACGATCTGCAGGTGAAGCTGCAGACAAACAACGACGCCTTGAAGGCGACGAAGAAGCAGTTCGAGAACTGCGAGCATACGCGCGGTGTGCTTTCGGCCAAAGTTTCCGAGCTGAGCGAAAAGCTGGACTCGGCCAACCACCAGCTCTCGGAGCTGTACAAAGAGCGGGACAGTCTGCAGAAGACGCTGGATGGGTTGCGGTCCGACAAGCATACGGTGGAGCGCGGCAAAGCGGAACTAAACTCAATC GTTGATAGTTTGAATACGGACTacgaaaagttgcaaaacGTCAACAGCAAAGTGCAGAAAATGTACGATGCGCTGgaggaagagaagaaaatgatcGAAATGGAACTGCAACGTGTTCACAAAGATAAAGATCTGCAAGAGTTGACCTTAAG AGCGGAAGAGGAGCGGTGCAGTCGACTACGCGAAGAAACAATTACTTTGCGTGAGGAACTGAATAAACTGTACCTTTCGCGCGACCTGCTCGAGCAGCAACGTATTGAGTCAGACGGTCTTTTGAGTATTctggaaaaacagaaaatagaTTTGGAATTCGATCTGGACCGTGTCACCGGAGAGCGCAACGAGTTACAGACAGTGCTGGAGAAGCGTAATTGCTCGAACGAACATTTAGAGCAGGAAATACGCCAACTGAAAACCACGGTAACTCAGCTGGACGAAGAACGTGGCAAACTAAGAGCACAAGCGGGAGACCAGGGTGCCGATTTGGCGTCGCTTAAAAAAGAGCTCATCAGTGCAGAGCAGGCACGTTTGGATATGGACTCCGAAAAGCTGGCCATCAGCGAGCGTCTAAAGTGTCTTGAAATGGAGAAGGATAAAATCGAACAGGAACTAAGCTGCGTTGCACGAGAACGAAACGACCTCAGCAACCAACTGGCGGCAATTTCTCGTAAAAAGGAAACTATTGGCGAAGAAGTGATGCGCTTGAGACAACGGCTCGAACAGTCCAACGAGATGAACGGTCGATTGAATCGGTCTCTGGAAGAGCTAGTAAAGGAAAGTGAAGAGAAGACGGTGACAATTGAAGGGCACGAAAAAGAGTTGCAGAGATTGCAG GAACAATTAGCTTCTCTTCGCAGTGAAAAGGAATCTCTTGAAGCCGTACTCTTCGACACCAACACGTCACTGGAAGAATCTGAAGCCAAAAAAGAAGTTTTAGAACGAGAAAACCAGGATCTTCTGATCAAGCAGGAATCACACAAGGCACTAATTGCTCGCCTCAACAAAGATCTTGAAAATGCGGAGCGTCGCGCTCAAGATATCAAAATACAGCTCACCAACGCGGCGGCCAACCAAGAAGCTGAGTTCCTACAGAAGCTGTCAAACCTGCGAACGTTCAGCgaggaaaacatcaaaaaactaaacgaagaaaaggaacaaatTCGTCAAACTCTCGAGAAGCGCATGCAACAGGCGCTACAGGGATTGGAAAACGCCAAGGATGTAGAAATTCAGCATCTGCGCGAACAGTTCGAAACGCTGCAGTTGCACCTGGAAGCGTTGAACCAGCAGCATGAAGAAGTAATTCTGCGGGCGGAAAACGATAAACAGCAGGCGTTGTTGATGGCCCACCGTGACAAGCAGGCAGTTATTGAGAAACTGGAATCTACCGCCCGCGAGTTGAAGAACGAACTGGAAAATGGCGACCGTTTGAAGCGAGAGATGGCTGCCAGACAGGACAAGGATCGCACAACGATCGGGTGTCTGAGGGATGAGATTGGCAAGATGCGCACTAAGATGGAAGAAGCGCGTATACGGGCAGAAGAGGAGCTTAATCGTCTCGAGGTTGTTGCAGGAGCACTACGAGAGGAAAAAGATACACTAATAAAAGATGGCGAAGAGTTGAAGGTACAGTTACGCCTTTCGGAGGATCGCTGCGATAGCCTAAACCATCAGCTGCAGGATACGCagagaaaattgaaagaat CCGAAAATCACACCGATGGTACTCGAAAAGAATTGACCGACACGAGGCGCACTCTGGCTGACAGCAACATTGAACGCGACAAGTACGCCGACAGTAACAAAGAACTAAGAGATCATGTGAAGCGTGTCGAAGAACAGCGACGGCAGCAGGCGCGCACTATAGAGGATGCCGTTGCAAAGATTTCGT CGCTCGAAGAAACTCGTAACGCACTCGAGCAAGATAAGGTACGTCTCCAAACGATACTGAAGGAAACTGACAACAACATGAGCAAGCTGAACCAAGAACTGTCGACGGCTCAAACGGACATACAAAAGTTCCAAACGGACACTAGCCAAAAAGATGCCTGCGAAAAGGAACTGCAGGCACGGCTGACGAACGAGAACGAGGAAAAGGAACGCGTGTTGGCGGAGTTGCATCAGATCAAGAAGCAGATGGCCGATCTTGAGAGCACTCTGTGTGCCACCCGGCAGGAGCTTGGCCGTGCTCGCTGCAAGGCGAATCAAGACGAGCATCGCTTCCATCAGCGAGAGCAAGACCTATGCACTCGCTTGGAAGAAGGACGTGGTCGTGAAAAACGCCTTGAAGATCAGAAGCACAATCTGGAAGTCTGTTTGGCCGACGCCACGCAGCAGATACAGGAGTTGAAAGCACGGCTAGGCGGAGCGGAGGGACGTGTTCGAGCACTGGATGAGCAGTTGGTGCAGCTCGAAGGGCAAAAGAAGGAAGTTGAAAACAAGCTCAGTTCGATCGGTCACACGCTACGCCGGATCGCCGGCATACAGATGGACGGATCGGTGAGCCTACCGTATCGGTTGATGAGTCCTTCGCGGCGCTACAGTCCCGCCCGGGGTAGCCGTTCGGATCGCGATGAATATCCgccgcaccatcaccatcatcatcatcaccaccatcaacaccacGGACAGCACGACACGCGAAGTTTATCCGGCGAAAATGTGCTGATCGATGTCGATCCGGAGATGGTTCGCAAGGGTATACGTACGCTAATGCAACAAATTGCACACATTGAGCGCGAACGAGACGATTACAAGGCTCAGTTGTGCACTGCTCGTAACCAGCTACAGGAGGCTAGCGATGGCCAGTTGCGGCTGGaaacgaaaatcaacaaactacAACAGCACAACCGTGCAATTCACGAAGCTAAAACCAACCTAGAGGCACAGTTGGCGCAGAAAGCAACCACACTCCAATCGGTAGAAGAAACGTTGCGACAAAAGTCGGAGGAGTTAACGGCAGTGCGGGAAAAGGCCGCCCAATTGGAACAATCGCTCGGTAGCACGTCCGAGGAAAAGGTGCATCTTGAAGAACGATTGGAAAAATGTCGCCAGACTGGTGCCCGTCTCGAGTCGGACAAGCGTCACTTGCAGGACGAACTGAGCCGCACCGAGGGTCGCGCCTCCAAGCTTGATCTGCAGCGGGTCGCACTTGAGGGAGACATCCAGCGTTTGCAAATGGCCATGCAGGAGAAGGACTGCACTATACGCAATCAGCAGGAGCGCCTCGAGAACCAGCAAAGATCGTTGACACAGCTGGAAGATCGTTGTGTAGCTCTGAAGAGTACTGTCGATCAACTGAAGGAGCGGCTACAGGCGGCTGCTATCACGGAGACGGAACTTCGGGGCGAGATTGCTGGGTTACACCGTCAGCATACCAACCAAGGGCATACGGTGGCGCTCGAACAAGATAAACTGAAGCAGTTGCAGAAAACGCTCACAAAGAGCGACAACGAGCGGCGCGTGCTAGCTGAACGGTTAGAAGCTGCTCAGCATTCCATCAACGAGTTGCGTCGAAATCAGCAAGCCGCGCAGGACAGCACTACACGGCTACAGGAGCAGCTGACCGAATGTGAGGTGCAAAAGTCCACCCTGGAAAGTCAACTGCGGTTGGCTAAGTGGAATCAAGAAACCAGTGAACAACTAgcagccaccggtggccttGGTTCTGGTTCTGGGTCTGGTGCAATTAATACAGTTGGCGGAGATACAGAACTCGCCCGTCAAATGCTTAGTATGCAACGAGAGCGCACCGAGCTGCGTAACAAAGTGGAAGCGCTTAGTGAGAAGATTCGCACTCTGGAGCACGAAAAGCGTACCTCTAACGGCGGCAGCAAATTTGCCAGCCATTCCTTGTTCGACCGGTCAGAGAAAAAGAGCGGAGAGTACGATTCCAACCGACTAGATTCGACCACCAACCTGGAATCGAGTGCGACGGTTCGCTTCAACTGTGGCCTTGACCACGCACAGATCGAGCAAGAAGGCCGCGAATTGCGCATGAAAGTTCGCCGCCTCGAGACAATGCTTGCCGAAAAGGAAGCCGAACTGGCGAGATCTAAGGCCAAGCTACTCGAATCGCCTAGTAAAAGCAGTAGTCTtggcggtgccggtgatgTTGAACGCTTTCGCAGTGCACAGATTCAAGCGGAACGGTTACTCGATGCTCGCGAACAATCGCACCGACAACAAGTGACTCGGCTTGAGAACCAAGTATCGATGCTACGGGAACAATTGGCACAGGAGGCGAAACGGCGACAACAATACATTCTACGTAGCTCACGTGCAGGACGCGAGATGCAGCAACTCCGACAAACTATCGGAGATTCGTTGCGCAACGTGGCCCAGGATCCGCTCGATTCGGGTTTGTTAGAAAGTGAAGCGCGTCG ACTCGATAGTGCCGTCTCGATGAGCCTTCCTCCGGCCACAGGGCGAGACTATGACCGCAGCCTTAGCCCAACCTATCGTTAA